A part of Solenopsis invicta isolate M01_SB chromosome 2, UNIL_Sinv_3.0, whole genome shotgun sequence genomic DNA contains:
- the LOC105193852 gene encoding calcium-transporting ATPase sarcoplasmic/endoplasmic reticulum type isoform X2, with translation MEDGHCKTVEEVVNYFNVDPDQGLSPDQVKRNQEKYGLNELPAEEGKSIWQLVLEQFDDLLVKILLLAAIISFVLALFEEHEDAFTAFVEPFVILLILIANAVVGVWQERNAESAIEALKEYEPEMGKVVRSDKSGVQRIRAKEIVPGDIVEISVGDKIPADIRLSKIFSTTLRIDQSILTGESVSVIKHTDPVPDPRAVNQDKKNILFSGTNVAAGKARGVVIGTGLNTAIGKIRTEMSETEEIKTPLQQKLDEFGEQLSKVISVICVAVWAINIGHFNDPAHGGSWIKGAIYYFKIAVALAVAAIPEGLPAVITTCLALGTRRMAKKNAIVRSLPSVETLGCTSVICSDKTGTLTTNQMSVSRMFIFDKIDGNDSSFHEFEITGSTYEPIGEIFLRGQKIKGQDYETLHEISTICIMCNDSAIDFNEFKQAFEKVGEATETALIVLAEKINPCGVPKSGLDRRAGAIVVRQDMETKWKKEFTLEFSRDRKSMSSYCVPLKTSKLGNGPKLFVKGAPEGVLDRCTHCRVGGQKVPLTSTLKNRILDLTRQYGTGRDTLRCLALATADHPMKPDDMDLGDSTKFYTYEKDLTFVGVVGMLDPPRKEVFDSIVRCRAAGIRVIVITGDNKATAEAICRRIGVFGEDEDTTGKSYSGREFDDLPISEQKAACARARLFSRVEPAHKSKIVEYLQSMNEISAMTGDGVNDAPALKKAEIGIAMGSGTAVAKSASEMVLADDNFSSIVAAVEEGRAIYNNMKQFIRYLISSNIGEVVSIFLTAALGLPEALIPVQLLWVNLVTDGLPATALGFNPPDLDIMSKPPRKADESLISGWLFFRYLAIGGYVGAATVGSAAWWFMYSPNGPQMNYYQVTHHLACIGGGSEFKGINCKIFADPHPMTMALSVLVTIEMLNAMNSLSENQSLITMPPWSNMWLIASMALSFTLHFVILYIDVLSSVFQVTPLTGEEWVTVMKFSIPVVLLDETLKFVARKITDGRNPIYTVHWIVLMWAVFFGLLHICPI, from the exons AATTGCCAGCTGAGGAGG GAAAATCCATCTGGCAACTCGTCTTGGAACAGTTCGATGACCTTCTAGTTAAGATTCTTTTATTAGCTGCTATTATTTCTTTT GTATTAGCCTTATTTGAAGAGCACGAGGATGCGTTCACGGCCTTCGTCGAACCCTTTGTCATCCTGCTCATCCTCATCGCCAACGCCGTGGTCGGTGTCTGGCAAGAACGAAATGCTGAGTCTGCGATCGAAGCGCTCAAGGAGTATGAACCCGAGATGGGTAAAGTTGTGCGATCGGACAAATCTGGTGTACAGAGGATTCGGGCCAAAGAGATCGTGCCCGGCGATATTGTGGAGATATCAGTTGGCGACAAGATTCCAGCCGATATCCGTTTGTCCAAGATCTTCTCGACTACCCTCAGGATCGACCAGTCCATTCTGACTGGAGAATCGGTGTCCGTGATCAAGCACACTGACCCTGTGCCCGACCCACGCGCTGTCAATCAG GATAAGAAGAACATCTTGTTCTCTGGTACCAATGTCGCCGCCGGAAAGGCTCGTGGTGTCGTTATTGGAACCGGCTTGAATACGGCTATTGGTAAAATCCGTACGGAGATGTCAGAGACTGAGGAGATCAAAACGCCATTGCAACAAAAGTTGGACGAATTTGGCGAGCAACTGTCAAAAGTTATCTCTGTGATTTGCGTTGCCGTGTGGGCTATCAACATTGGCCACTTCAACGATCCGGCTCATGGTGGTTCCTGGATTAAAGGTGCCATTTATTACTTCAAGATTGCCGTCGCTCTCGCCGTAGCTGCTATTCCCGAAGGCTTGCCAGCTGTAATCACGACTTGCTTGGCCCTGGGCACTAGGCGTATGGCTAAAAAGAACGCCATTGTACGATCTTTGCCATCCGTAGAGACTTTAGGTTGTACATCCGTCATTTGCTCGGATAAAACTGGTACTCTGACCACTAATCAGATGTCCGTTAGCCG AATGTTCATCTTCGACAAGATTGATGGTAACGATAGCTCCTTCCACGAATTTGAAATTACCGGCTCAACTTATGAACCTATTGGTGAAATCTTCTTGAGAGGGCAGAAGATTAAGGGACAAGATTATGAAACATTACACGAGATTAGTACAATCTGCATCATGTGCAACGATTCTGCTATCGACTTCAACGAGTTCAAGCAGGCATTCGAGAAGGTCGGCGAAGCTACGGAGACTGCTCTGATCGTTCTTGCTGAGAAAATCAATCCATGCGGAGTCCCGAAGAGCGGTCTGGATCGCCGAGCTGGTGCCATTGTTGTCAGGCAAGATATGGAAACAAAGTGGAAGAAGGAATTCACTCTGGAATTCTCGCGTGATCGCAAGTCCATGTCGTCGTATTGTGTGCCTCTGAAAACATCGAAACTGGGAAATGGACCGAAGCTGTTTGTCAAAGGTGCTCCAGAAGGTGTATTAGATAGGTGCACACATTGCCGTGTTGGTGGTCAGAAGGTCCCTCTTACTTCAACCCTCAAAAACCGCATTCTGGATTTGACCCGTCAATACGGAACCGGTAGAGATACCCTGCGCTGTCTCGCTCTTGCTACTGCTGATCATCCGATGAAGCCCGACGATATGGATCTGGGCGATTCCACTAAATTCTACACATACGAAAAAGATCTCACGTTTGTGGGTGTGGTGGGCATGCTTGATCCACCTCGCAAAGAAGTATTTGATTCAATTGTTAGGTGCCGTGCTGCTGGTATTCGCGTAATTGTTATCACTGGCGATAACAAGGCCACTGCCGAAGCCATCTGTCGACGTATCGGAGTCTTTGGTGAAGACGAAGACACCACCGGCAAATCGTATTCTGGACGTGAATTTGACGATCTACCGATTTCGGAACAGAAAGCAGCTTGCGCCAGAGCTCGCCTCTTCTCTCGCGTAGAACCGGCTCATAAGTCGAAGATTGTGGAGTATTTGCAAAGCATGAATGAAATTTCTGCTATG ACTGGTGACGGTGTGAACGATGCTCCTGCCTTGAAAAAAGCTGAGATTGGTATCGCTATGGGCTCTGGTACTGCTGTCGCGAAATCGGCTTCGGAGATGGTGTTGGCAGATGACAATTTCTCTTCCATCGTAGCCGCTGTAGAGGAAGGTCGTGCTATTTACAATAACATGAAACAATTTATCCGTTATCTAATTTCTTCCAATATCGGCGAAGTCGTCAG tatATTCTTGACCGCCGCTCTCGGTCTTCCTGAAGCACTGATTCCGGTTCAACTTCTCTGGGTCAATTTAGTTACTGATGGTCTTCCAGCCACTGCGCTCGGTTTCAACCCACCCGACTTGGACATTATGagcaaa CCTCCTCGCAAAGCTGACGAATCTCTGATTTCTGGATGGCTGTTTTTCCGTTACTTGGCTATTGGTGGGTATGTAGGCGCTGCCACTGTTGGTTCGGCTGCTTGGTGGTTCATGTATAGTCCAAATGGTCCTCAAATGAACTACTACCAAGTG aCTCATCACTTGGCATGTATTGGTGGTGGAAGCGAATTCAAGGGTATTAACTGCAAGATCTTTGCTGATCCTCACCCCATGACTATGGCTCTCTCTGTGTTGGTCACTATTGAAATGTTGAACGCCATGAACAG CTTGTCTGAGAATCAGTCACTCATCACCATGCCGCCTTGGTCCAACATGTGGCTTATCGCATCCATGGCTCTTTCTTTCACACTCCATTTCGTCATTCTGTACATCGATGTTCTTTCA tccGTATTCCAAGTGACCCCGTTAACAGGTGAAGAATGGGTTACCGTTATGAAGTTCTCCATTCCAGTGGTACTTCTCGACGAAACCTTGAAGTTCGTTGCCAGAAAGATCACAGACGGTAGGAATCCAATTTACACCGTGCATTGGATCGTTCTAATGTGGGCTGTGTTCTTTGGACTGTTGCATATCTGTCCCATATAG
- the LOC105193852 gene encoding calcium-transporting ATPase sarcoplasmic/endoplasmic reticulum type isoform X1: MEDGHCKTVEEVVNYFNVDPDQGLSPDQVKRNQEKYGLNELPAEEGKSIWQLVLEQFDDLLVKILLLAAIISFVLALFEEHEDAFTAFVEPFVILLILIANAVVGVWQERNAESAIEALKEYEPEMGKVVRSDKSGVQRIRAKEIVPGDIVEISVGDKIPADIRLSKIFSTTLRIDQSILTGESVSVIKHTDPVPDPRAVNQDKKNILFSGTNVAAGKARGVVIGTGLNTAIGKIRTEMSETEEIKTPLQQKLDEFGEQLSKVISVICVAVWAINIGHFNDPAHGGSWIKGAIYYFKIAVALAVAAIPEGLPAVITTCLALGTRRMAKKNAIVRSLPSVETLGCTSVICSDKTGTLTTNQMSVSRMFIFDKIDGNDSSFHEFEITGSTYEPIGEIFLRGQKIKGQDYETLHEISTICIMCNDSAIDFNEFKQAFEKVGEATETALIVLAEKINPCGVPKSGLDRRAGAIVVRQDMETKWKKEFTLEFSRDRKSMSSYCVPLKTSKLGNGPKLFVKGAPEGVLDRCTHCRVGGQKVPLTSTLKNRILDLTRQYGTGRDTLRCLALATADHPMKPDDMDLGDSTKFYTYEKDLTFVGVVGMLDPPRKEVFDSIVRCRAAGIRVIVITGDNKATAEAICRRIGVFGEDEDTTGKSYSGREFDDLPISEQKAACARARLFSRVEPAHKSKIVEYLQSMNEISAMTGDGVNDAPALKKAEIGIAMGSGTAVAKSASEMVLADDNFSSIVAAVEEGRAIYNNMKQFIRYLISSNIGEVVSIFLTAALGLPEALIPVQLLWVNLVTDGLPATALGFNPPDLDIMSKPPRKADESLISGWLFFRYLAIGGYVGAATVGSAAWWFMYSPNGPQMNYYQVTHHLACIGGGSEFKGINCKIFADPHPMTMALSVLVTIEMLNAMNSLSENQSLITMPPWSNMWLIASMALSFTLHFVILYIDVLSSVFQVTPLTGEEWVTVMKFSIPVVLLDETLKFVARKITDVSGVPVSTLKSEPELSERLLKFQGNARTSH; encoded by the exons AATTGCCAGCTGAGGAGG GAAAATCCATCTGGCAACTCGTCTTGGAACAGTTCGATGACCTTCTAGTTAAGATTCTTTTATTAGCTGCTATTATTTCTTTT GTATTAGCCTTATTTGAAGAGCACGAGGATGCGTTCACGGCCTTCGTCGAACCCTTTGTCATCCTGCTCATCCTCATCGCCAACGCCGTGGTCGGTGTCTGGCAAGAACGAAATGCTGAGTCTGCGATCGAAGCGCTCAAGGAGTATGAACCCGAGATGGGTAAAGTTGTGCGATCGGACAAATCTGGTGTACAGAGGATTCGGGCCAAAGAGATCGTGCCCGGCGATATTGTGGAGATATCAGTTGGCGACAAGATTCCAGCCGATATCCGTTTGTCCAAGATCTTCTCGACTACCCTCAGGATCGACCAGTCCATTCTGACTGGAGAATCGGTGTCCGTGATCAAGCACACTGACCCTGTGCCCGACCCACGCGCTGTCAATCAG GATAAGAAGAACATCTTGTTCTCTGGTACCAATGTCGCCGCCGGAAAGGCTCGTGGTGTCGTTATTGGAACCGGCTTGAATACGGCTATTGGTAAAATCCGTACGGAGATGTCAGAGACTGAGGAGATCAAAACGCCATTGCAACAAAAGTTGGACGAATTTGGCGAGCAACTGTCAAAAGTTATCTCTGTGATTTGCGTTGCCGTGTGGGCTATCAACATTGGCCACTTCAACGATCCGGCTCATGGTGGTTCCTGGATTAAAGGTGCCATTTATTACTTCAAGATTGCCGTCGCTCTCGCCGTAGCTGCTATTCCCGAAGGCTTGCCAGCTGTAATCACGACTTGCTTGGCCCTGGGCACTAGGCGTATGGCTAAAAAGAACGCCATTGTACGATCTTTGCCATCCGTAGAGACTTTAGGTTGTACATCCGTCATTTGCTCGGATAAAACTGGTACTCTGACCACTAATCAGATGTCCGTTAGCCG AATGTTCATCTTCGACAAGATTGATGGTAACGATAGCTCCTTCCACGAATTTGAAATTACCGGCTCAACTTATGAACCTATTGGTGAAATCTTCTTGAGAGGGCAGAAGATTAAGGGACAAGATTATGAAACATTACACGAGATTAGTACAATCTGCATCATGTGCAACGATTCTGCTATCGACTTCAACGAGTTCAAGCAGGCATTCGAGAAGGTCGGCGAAGCTACGGAGACTGCTCTGATCGTTCTTGCTGAGAAAATCAATCCATGCGGAGTCCCGAAGAGCGGTCTGGATCGCCGAGCTGGTGCCATTGTTGTCAGGCAAGATATGGAAACAAAGTGGAAGAAGGAATTCACTCTGGAATTCTCGCGTGATCGCAAGTCCATGTCGTCGTATTGTGTGCCTCTGAAAACATCGAAACTGGGAAATGGACCGAAGCTGTTTGTCAAAGGTGCTCCAGAAGGTGTATTAGATAGGTGCACACATTGCCGTGTTGGTGGTCAGAAGGTCCCTCTTACTTCAACCCTCAAAAACCGCATTCTGGATTTGACCCGTCAATACGGAACCGGTAGAGATACCCTGCGCTGTCTCGCTCTTGCTACTGCTGATCATCCGATGAAGCCCGACGATATGGATCTGGGCGATTCCACTAAATTCTACACATACGAAAAAGATCTCACGTTTGTGGGTGTGGTGGGCATGCTTGATCCACCTCGCAAAGAAGTATTTGATTCAATTGTTAGGTGCCGTGCTGCTGGTATTCGCGTAATTGTTATCACTGGCGATAACAAGGCCACTGCCGAAGCCATCTGTCGACGTATCGGAGTCTTTGGTGAAGACGAAGACACCACCGGCAAATCGTATTCTGGACGTGAATTTGACGATCTACCGATTTCGGAACAGAAAGCAGCTTGCGCCAGAGCTCGCCTCTTCTCTCGCGTAGAACCGGCTCATAAGTCGAAGATTGTGGAGTATTTGCAAAGCATGAATGAAATTTCTGCTATG ACTGGTGACGGTGTGAACGATGCTCCTGCCTTGAAAAAAGCTGAGATTGGTATCGCTATGGGCTCTGGTACTGCTGTCGCGAAATCGGCTTCGGAGATGGTGTTGGCAGATGACAATTTCTCTTCCATCGTAGCCGCTGTAGAGGAAGGTCGTGCTATTTACAATAACATGAAACAATTTATCCGTTATCTAATTTCTTCCAATATCGGCGAAGTCGTCAG tatATTCTTGACCGCCGCTCTCGGTCTTCCTGAAGCACTGATTCCGGTTCAACTTCTCTGGGTCAATTTAGTTACTGATGGTCTTCCAGCCACTGCGCTCGGTTTCAACCCACCCGACTTGGACATTATGagcaaa CCTCCTCGCAAAGCTGACGAATCTCTGATTTCTGGATGGCTGTTTTTCCGTTACTTGGCTATTGGTGGGTATGTAGGCGCTGCCACTGTTGGTTCGGCTGCTTGGTGGTTCATGTATAGTCCAAATGGTCCTCAAATGAACTACTACCAAGTG aCTCATCACTTGGCATGTATTGGTGGTGGAAGCGAATTCAAGGGTATTAACTGCAAGATCTTTGCTGATCCTCACCCCATGACTATGGCTCTCTCTGTGTTGGTCACTATTGAAATGTTGAACGCCATGAACAG CTTGTCTGAGAATCAGTCACTCATCACCATGCCGCCTTGGTCCAACATGTGGCTTATCGCATCCATGGCTCTTTCTTTCACACTCCATTTCGTCATTCTGTACATCGATGTTCTTTCA tccGTATTCCAAGTGACCCCGTTAACAGGTGAAGAATGGGTTACCGTTATGAAGTTCTCCATTCCAGTGGTACTTCTCGACGAAACCTTGAAGTTCGTTGCCAGAAAGATCACAGACG TGTCTGGTGTGCCTGTTTCTACTCTGAAGTCAGAACCGGAGCTGTCTGAGCGTTTGCTGAAATTTCAAGGAAATGCGAGGACTTCGCACTAA
- the LOC105193852 gene encoding calcium-transporting ATPase sarcoplasmic/endoplasmic reticulum type isoform X5 has translation MEDGHCKTVEEVVNYFNVDPDQGLSPDQVKRNQEKYGLNELPAEEGKSIWQLVLEQFDDLLVKILLLAAIISFVLALFEEHEDAFTAFVEPFVILLILIANAVVGVWQERNAESAIEALKEYEPEMGKVVRSDKSGVQRIRAKEIVPGDIVEISVGDKIPADIRLSKIFSTTLRIDQSILTGESVSVIKHTDPVPDPRAVNQDKKNILFSGTNVAAGKARGVVIGTGLNTAIGKIRTEMSETEEIKTPLQQKLDEFGEQLSKVISVICVAVWAINIGHFNDPAHGGSWIKGAIYYFKIAVALAVAAIPEGLPAVITTCLALGTRRMAKKNAIVRSLPSVETLGCTSVICSDKTGTLTTNQMSVSRMFIFDKIDGNDSSFHEFEITGSTYEPIGEIFLRGQKIKGQDYETLHEISTICIMCNDSAIDFNEFKQAFEKVGEATETALIVLAEKINPCGVPKSGLDRRAGAIVVRQDMETKWKKEFTLEFSRDRKSMSSYCVPLKTSKLGNGPKLFVKGAPEGVLDRCTHCRVGGQKVPLTSTLKNRILDLTRQYGTGRDTLRCLALATADHPMKPDDMDLGDSTKFYTYEKDLTFVGVVGMLDPPRKEVFDSIVRCRAAGIRVIVITGDNKATAEAICRRIGVFGEDEDTTGKSYSGREFDDLPISEQKAACARARLFSRVEPAHKSKIVEYLQSMNEISAMTGDGVNDAPALKKAEIGIAMGSGTAVAKSASEMVLADDNFSSIVAAVEEGRAIYNNMKQFIRYLISSNIGEVVSIFLTAALGLPEALIPVQLLWVNLVTDGLPATALGFNPPDLDIMSKPPRKADESLISGWLFFRYLAIGGYVGAATVGSAAWWFMYSPNGPQMNYYQVTHHLACIGGGSEFKGINCKIFADPHPMTMALSVLVTIEMLNAMNSLSENQSLITMPPWSNMWLIASMALSFTLHFVILYIDVLSSVFQVTPLTGEEWVTVMKFSIPVVLLDETLKFVARKITDGPI, from the exons AATTGCCAGCTGAGGAGG GAAAATCCATCTGGCAACTCGTCTTGGAACAGTTCGATGACCTTCTAGTTAAGATTCTTTTATTAGCTGCTATTATTTCTTTT GTATTAGCCTTATTTGAAGAGCACGAGGATGCGTTCACGGCCTTCGTCGAACCCTTTGTCATCCTGCTCATCCTCATCGCCAACGCCGTGGTCGGTGTCTGGCAAGAACGAAATGCTGAGTCTGCGATCGAAGCGCTCAAGGAGTATGAACCCGAGATGGGTAAAGTTGTGCGATCGGACAAATCTGGTGTACAGAGGATTCGGGCCAAAGAGATCGTGCCCGGCGATATTGTGGAGATATCAGTTGGCGACAAGATTCCAGCCGATATCCGTTTGTCCAAGATCTTCTCGACTACCCTCAGGATCGACCAGTCCATTCTGACTGGAGAATCGGTGTCCGTGATCAAGCACACTGACCCTGTGCCCGACCCACGCGCTGTCAATCAG GATAAGAAGAACATCTTGTTCTCTGGTACCAATGTCGCCGCCGGAAAGGCTCGTGGTGTCGTTATTGGAACCGGCTTGAATACGGCTATTGGTAAAATCCGTACGGAGATGTCAGAGACTGAGGAGATCAAAACGCCATTGCAACAAAAGTTGGACGAATTTGGCGAGCAACTGTCAAAAGTTATCTCTGTGATTTGCGTTGCCGTGTGGGCTATCAACATTGGCCACTTCAACGATCCGGCTCATGGTGGTTCCTGGATTAAAGGTGCCATTTATTACTTCAAGATTGCCGTCGCTCTCGCCGTAGCTGCTATTCCCGAAGGCTTGCCAGCTGTAATCACGACTTGCTTGGCCCTGGGCACTAGGCGTATGGCTAAAAAGAACGCCATTGTACGATCTTTGCCATCCGTAGAGACTTTAGGTTGTACATCCGTCATTTGCTCGGATAAAACTGGTACTCTGACCACTAATCAGATGTCCGTTAGCCG AATGTTCATCTTCGACAAGATTGATGGTAACGATAGCTCCTTCCACGAATTTGAAATTACCGGCTCAACTTATGAACCTATTGGTGAAATCTTCTTGAGAGGGCAGAAGATTAAGGGACAAGATTATGAAACATTACACGAGATTAGTACAATCTGCATCATGTGCAACGATTCTGCTATCGACTTCAACGAGTTCAAGCAGGCATTCGAGAAGGTCGGCGAAGCTACGGAGACTGCTCTGATCGTTCTTGCTGAGAAAATCAATCCATGCGGAGTCCCGAAGAGCGGTCTGGATCGCCGAGCTGGTGCCATTGTTGTCAGGCAAGATATGGAAACAAAGTGGAAGAAGGAATTCACTCTGGAATTCTCGCGTGATCGCAAGTCCATGTCGTCGTATTGTGTGCCTCTGAAAACATCGAAACTGGGAAATGGACCGAAGCTGTTTGTCAAAGGTGCTCCAGAAGGTGTATTAGATAGGTGCACACATTGCCGTGTTGGTGGTCAGAAGGTCCCTCTTACTTCAACCCTCAAAAACCGCATTCTGGATTTGACCCGTCAATACGGAACCGGTAGAGATACCCTGCGCTGTCTCGCTCTTGCTACTGCTGATCATCCGATGAAGCCCGACGATATGGATCTGGGCGATTCCACTAAATTCTACACATACGAAAAAGATCTCACGTTTGTGGGTGTGGTGGGCATGCTTGATCCACCTCGCAAAGAAGTATTTGATTCAATTGTTAGGTGCCGTGCTGCTGGTATTCGCGTAATTGTTATCACTGGCGATAACAAGGCCACTGCCGAAGCCATCTGTCGACGTATCGGAGTCTTTGGTGAAGACGAAGACACCACCGGCAAATCGTATTCTGGACGTGAATTTGACGATCTACCGATTTCGGAACAGAAAGCAGCTTGCGCCAGAGCTCGCCTCTTCTCTCGCGTAGAACCGGCTCATAAGTCGAAGATTGTGGAGTATTTGCAAAGCATGAATGAAATTTCTGCTATG ACTGGTGACGGTGTGAACGATGCTCCTGCCTTGAAAAAAGCTGAGATTGGTATCGCTATGGGCTCTGGTACTGCTGTCGCGAAATCGGCTTCGGAGATGGTGTTGGCAGATGACAATTTCTCTTCCATCGTAGCCGCTGTAGAGGAAGGTCGTGCTATTTACAATAACATGAAACAATTTATCCGTTATCTAATTTCTTCCAATATCGGCGAAGTCGTCAG tatATTCTTGACCGCCGCTCTCGGTCTTCCTGAAGCACTGATTCCGGTTCAACTTCTCTGGGTCAATTTAGTTACTGATGGTCTTCCAGCCACTGCGCTCGGTTTCAACCCACCCGACTTGGACATTATGagcaaa CCTCCTCGCAAAGCTGACGAATCTCTGATTTCTGGATGGCTGTTTTTCCGTTACTTGGCTATTGGTGGGTATGTAGGCGCTGCCACTGTTGGTTCGGCTGCTTGGTGGTTCATGTATAGTCCAAATGGTCCTCAAATGAACTACTACCAAGTG aCTCATCACTTGGCATGTATTGGTGGTGGAAGCGAATTCAAGGGTATTAACTGCAAGATCTTTGCTGATCCTCACCCCATGACTATGGCTCTCTCTGTGTTGGTCACTATTGAAATGTTGAACGCCATGAACAG CTTGTCTGAGAATCAGTCACTCATCACCATGCCGCCTTGGTCCAACATGTGGCTTATCGCATCCATGGCTCTTTCTTTCACACTCCATTTCGTCATTCTGTACATCGATGTTCTTTCA tccGTATTCCAAGTGACCCCGTTAACAGGTGAAGAATGGGTTACCGTTATGAAGTTCTCCATTCCAGTGGTACTTCTCGACGAAACCTTGAAGTTCGTTGCCAGAAAGATCACAGACG gCCCAATTTAA